The following coding sequences lie in one Arachis hypogaea cultivar Tifrunner chromosome 4, arahy.Tifrunner.gnm2.J5K5, whole genome shotgun sequence genomic window:
- the LOC140184218 gene encoding uric acid degradation bifunctional protein TTL-like, with product MAVASPFSSLEHAIAVARDIWFRKVNVRCWLEATSGHSCFNKYLKTANNYTIQRFGYIFVACASGKSSSEILAKLKTRFRNNYVLELDIASKEEMKNIELHDEEKIVVNKEFYK from the exons ATGGCTGTAGCCTCGCCATTCTCATCGTTGGAACATGCAATTGCTGTTGCTAGAGACATATGGTTTCGTAAAGTGAATGTTAGGTGTTGGTTGGAGGCTACATCAGGACACTcttgttttaataaatacttaaaaACGGCAAACAATTATACCATACAG AGGTTTGGGTATATTTTTGTGGCATGTGCATCTGGAAAGAGTTCTTCTGAAATACTTGCTAAATTGAAG ACGCGCTTCAGAAACAACTATGTTCTTGAGTTGGATATTGCATCAAAGGAGGAAATGAAGAATATAGAATTGCATGATGAAGAGAAAATTGTTGTCAataaagaattttacaaatga
- the LOC112797293 gene encoding LOB domain-containing protein 30 — MSASTSRGGGRGGGSSGASGSGTKGKGSGGPCGACKFLRKKCDPGCVFAPYFDPDQGAIYFASVHKVFGASNVGKLLSKIPVHKRLDAVISICYEAQARMRDPVYGCVGQICTLQQQVLALQAELSFLQNHLATMEIRQPPPIPPTQGVPTSPIFSVADLPTVVGVAPTTLSMPATFDPSSHFDPATWAMYQRAMMDPRQYMAVSSPIGPTASGDVDLQTVACELINRHVPLQAPPQTSGSNVASTPAPSLSSSK; from the exons ATGAGTGCAAGCACAAGCCGTGGCGGCGGCCGCGGCGGCGGTAGCAGTGGCGCTAGTGGGAGTGGTACCAAAGGTAAGGGTAGTGGCGGTCCTTGCGGCGCTTGCAAGTTTCTGAGGAAGAAATGTGATCCGGGATGTGTCTTTGCTCCGTACTTCGATCCTGATCAAGGTGCAATCTACTTTGCATCGGTGCACAAGGTTTTTGGGGCTAGCAACGTTGGTAAGCTTCTTTCCAAAATTCCAGTTCATAAGAGGCTTGATGCTGTTATTAGTATTTGTTATGAAGCACAAGCACGAATGAGAGACCCTGTTTATGGATGTGTTGGTCAAATCTGTACCCTTCAACAACAG GTGTTGGCTTTACAAGCTGAACTCTCATTCTTACAAAATCATCTTGCTACAATGGAGATACGACAACCGCCACCAATTCCTCCAACGCAAGGAGTACCGACATCACCTATTTTCTCAGTTGCAGACTTACCAACGGTTGTGGGTGTTGCCCCCACCACCTTATCAATGCCGGCCACTTTTGATCCATCTTCCCACTTTGATCCAGCAACTTGGGCTATGTATCAACGGGCCATGATGGACCCACGGCAATACATGGCTGTTTCAAGCCCAATAGGCCCAACTGCTAGTGGTGATGTTGATCTCCAAACAGTTGCATGTGAGCTCATCAATAGGCACGTGCCTTTGCAAGCACCACCTCAGACTTCTGGTTCCAATGTTGCATCGACGCCAGCTCCATCACTTAGTTCTTCTAAGTGA